The window GATCATCGAGAAGCACTACCAGCGGCCGATGGACATCGAGTGGGCCAAAGACGGCGACGACGGCAAGCTGTATATCGTCCAGGCGCGCCCGGAAACCGTGAAGAGCCGCAGCAGCGCCAACGTGATGGAGCGCTACTTGCTGAAGGAAACCGGCAAGGTGCTGGTCGAGGGCCGTGCCATCGGCCAGAAAATCGGCGCCGGTAAGGTGCGGGTGATCAACGATATCGCCGAAATGGACAAGGTCCAACCGGGCGACGTCCTGGTTTCCGACATGACCGACCCAGACTGGGAACCGATCATGAAGCGCGCCAGTGCCATCGTCACTAACCGTGGCGGCCGTACCTGTCACGCGGCGATCATCGCCCGTGAATTGGGTATTCCGGCAGTCGTCGGTTGCGGTAACGCCACTCAGGTGCTGAAGGATGGCCAGGGCGTCACCGTGTCCTGTGCTGAGGGCGACACCGGCTTCATCTTCGAGGGTGAGCTGGGCTTCGATATCCGCCAGAATTCGGTCGATGCCATGCCCGAGCTGCCGTTCAAGATCATGATGAACGTCGGCAACCCGGATCGCGCCTTCGACTTCGCCCAGCTGCCGAATGAAGGCGTGGGCCTGGCCCGCCTGGAGTTCATCATCAACCGCATGATCGGCGTGCATCCGAAGGCGCTGCTGAACTTCGCCAGCCTGCCGGCGGAGATCAGGGACAGCGTCGAGAAGCGCATCGCCGGTTACGACGATCCGGTCGGCTTCTATGTCGAGAAGCTGGTCGAGGGCATCAGCACTCTGGCCGCGGCGTTCTGGCCGAAGAAGGTCATCGTGCGCCTGTCGGACTTCAAGTCCAACGAGTATGCCAATCTGATCGGCGGCAAGCTCTACGAGCCGGAAGAAGAGAACCCGATGCTCGGCTTCCGTGGCGCTTCGCGCTACATCAGCGAGTCGTTCCGCGATTGCTTCGAGCTCGAATGCCGCGCGCTGAAGAAAGTCCGCAACGAGATGGGCCTGACCAACGTCGAGATCATGGTGCCCTTCGTGCGTACTTTGGGCGAAGCCAGTCAGGTCGTCGATTTGCTCGCCAGCAATGGCCTGAAGCGCGGCGAGAATGGCCTGAAAGTCATCATGATGTGCGAGCTGCCGTCCAACGCCATCTTGGCCGAAGAGTTCCTCGAGTTCTTCGACGGTTTCTCCATCGGCTCCAACGACCTGACCCAGCTGACCCTGGGCCTGGACCGTGACTCCGGGATCATTGCCCATCTGTTCGATGAGCGTAATCCGGCGGTCAAGAAGCTGCTGTCCAATGCCATCCAGGCCTGCCGCAAGGCCGGCAAGTACATCGGCATCTGCGGCCAGGGCCCTTCGGATCACCCGGATCTGGCCAAGTGGCTGATGGAGCAGGGCATCGAAAGCGTGTCCTTGAACCCGGACTCGGTCTTGGAAACCTGGTTCTTCCTGGCGGAAGGTCAGCAGGCCTGATACGCGTTCCTCACCATAAAAGGGGCGGGATTGATCCCGCCCTTTTTTGTGCCAGTAACAATTCATTGTCAGTAGTGGTATGCAAAGTAGTAGTGAGCTGTTCCCTGTCGCCCTGGTAAGTGCGGAGCTGCGTGGCGACCTGAGCGAAGATGTCTACCGCTTGAAGCCCGGTAACAGTCCGGACCGCAGTGTCGAGCTGGCGTTGACTCGTCTGGGCCTCCATCGCAGTGAGGGACGG is drawn from Pseudomonas cavernae and contains these coding sequences:
- the ppsA gene encoding phosphoenolpyruvate synthase, which gives rise to MVEYVVSLDKLGVHDVEHVGGKNASLGEMISNLAGAGVSVPGGFATTAQAYRDFLDQSGLNGRIHAALDALDVDDVNALVKTGAQIRQWVMEAEFPERLNAEIRTAFASMSNGNDNMAVAVRSSATAEDLPDASFAGQQETFLNIRGVDNVIRAAKEVFASLFNDRAIAYRVHQGFDHKLVALSAGVQRMVRSETGTAGVMFTLDTESGFRDVVFITGAYGLGETVVQGAVNPDEFYVHKQTLEAGRPAILRRNLGSKAIKMVYGDEAKAGKSVKVVDVEHADRARFCLSDAEVAELAKQAMIIEKHYQRPMDIEWAKDGDDGKLYIVQARPETVKSRSSANVMERYLLKETGKVLVEGRAIGQKIGAGKVRVINDIAEMDKVQPGDVLVSDMTDPDWEPIMKRASAIVTNRGGRTCHAAIIARELGIPAVVGCGNATQVLKDGQGVTVSCAEGDTGFIFEGELGFDIRQNSVDAMPELPFKIMMNVGNPDRAFDFAQLPNEGVGLARLEFIINRMIGVHPKALLNFASLPAEIRDSVEKRIAGYDDPVGFYVEKLVEGISTLAAAFWPKKVIVRLSDFKSNEYANLIGGKLYEPEEENPMLGFRGASRYISESFRDCFELECRALKKVRNEMGLTNVEIMVPFVRTLGEASQVVDLLASNGLKRGENGLKVIMMCELPSNAILAEEFLEFFDGFSIGSNDLTQLTLGLDRDSGIIAHLFDERNPAVKKLLSNAIQACRKAGKYIGICGQGPSDHPDLAKWLMEQGIESVSLNPDSVLETWFFLAEGQQA